The bacterium DNA window CACTCTTGCTCCTCAGGATTTCCACCGGATCATTTTGATCTGGCCGTCTGGGTGGTCGTCAGAGTAGCCAAGAAGGAGTATGCATTATGTCATTAGTGACCCTCGTCTCTGGCGGGCTTGACTCGACCCTCATGAGCCTCATTGCTCAGGAAGAAGGCGTTGAGCTTAATCCGCTATTTATAGATTACGGACAGCTCGGTGCCGCCCGGGAGTGGACAGCTTGCAAGCACCTACATGACAGGCATGGATTGCCACTGGTTACAAAAATGGATATTTCTGGCTTCGGCAAAGTTGTGCCATGCGGAATTACCAATACGGCAATGCGAATCAACGAGGATGCGTTTCTGCCAGGGCGGAATCTTCTCCTGTTGCTTTGCGGCGCTGCTTTCGCATACAGCAACCAAGCTGATGGCGTAGCCATCGGTTTGCTCAATCCGAAGAATAGCTTATTCCCCGATCAGACTTGCGATTTTCTAAGCAAAGCTGAGGCCATGATCGAAGCTACCATGAAGAAGCGAATTTCCGTAATT harbors:
- a CDS encoding 7-cyano-7-deazaguanine synthase, which codes for MSLVTLVSGGLDSTLMSLIAQEEGVELNPLFIDYGQLGAAREWTACKHLHDRHGLPLVTKMDISGFGKVVPCGITNTAMRINEDAFLPGRNLLLLLCGAAFAYSNQADGVAIGLLNPKNSLFPDQTCDFLSKAEAMIEATMKKRISVIAPLIEFTKADVLSLAATRGLRDTYSCHAGGKEPCGQCVACIEIENAEERS